One part of the Bacteroidota bacterium genome encodes these proteins:
- a CDS encoding SprB repeat-containing protein produces MNHLYTPLIRVNKKTGEEKKSMSRSQKYVLMLLLLFTGLLSSSTIFAQTLIAGWDFQTTTTGGTAVLASPNTPKVYNANFGSGAIYLDGTNNSSNWFVPLTGSTNTELNAFGGTAVNAGTGFSVVTSGASSLALVAGAAQAANGKFAIFSFSMTGYINLSVTYASQKTNTGFSTQIWEYSTDGINWTPLSTVTTVTTAFSLITLPSTAGLNGASTAYLRFSGTGATASTGNNRLDNIQLNATPGVTFNTDPVTGSPFCISDDNSASVNVSFFYAGTPNPANIYTAELSSSTGSFASPVAIGSLASIASTGTISATIPAGTISGTGYRIRVTSSDPVAVANDNGTNLVIDKVVATASNNSPVCAGLSLQLFSGGGTTYSWTGPNGFASGVQNPTIPVTVNADSGEFIATAISTLGCTDTASTLAIVQTCSCIPPTITSNSTMPSCNGGANGSIDITVNGGVSPYTFTWSTGAITEDVTGLTAGIYSVIVSDAIACTDTFFVTVNEPTLISSSTTVFPPGCQGFSNGSVDLSVNGGTPGYTYLWDNGATTEDINGLIAGLYSVTITDANGCVQNNFAVVTDPGAFTATTIGFDVTCAGLNDGLIDLIASNDTVSSNPGVLISEFLANPAGTDSSKEWVELIAVKNIDFAVTPYTVIVANNGTATTKGWVQGGVASATTNGTFAFQISSGKVVPGEVFYVGGSNMVVTGRKLRLIDVATTGGDGGIGLPTTGGVLGNGTTNADGIAVFNLPAAALDSNSVPVDVVFYGSGMGSAVVNGGVDGFTLPLNDNYIGGRLQATSFRAVDPGALSVKATGTYYKLSGTYTPIRVWTTDTTISGDTSSVTLMSGNSYLWSNGAITEDLSGLSAGTYSVTVTSPTGCTTTGSATITAPVTLAVTGQIFDVTCFGLNDGGIDITVSGGVMPYTYLWNDGDINEDRSALVTGTYIVTVTDANGCIVIDSFYVNQPNDITYTTLVTNTSCFGASDGAIDLTVSGGTPPYTFSWSNGAVTEDIINELANFYFFNITDVNGCGAGGIEFINDPNPIIINSFTPATGGAGVLVTINGSGFTGATNVTFDNVSAASFTVISDLQIDAVVPPGADTGFIAVYTSPACFTTSTDTFFFNPVACLPPSLSATTIGASCFGASDGSIDLTISGGTSPYTISWSNGANSEDIAGLTAGVYTVSVVDAFNCPNTLTVAVSEPGQLTISGIVDSVSCNSGADGSIDITVTGGTSPYTFSWSNGALTEDIIGLTAGSYTVTVIDISSCAASASFDVYEPSALNTNVSTSDPLCTGQASGSINPNVSGGTAPYTYLWSNGATSATLAGVMAGLYTVDITDANGCLISASATLTDPPAFTLSVVSATDVSCPGGNNGAIDISASNDPLVPPVNPGLLISEFLADPAGTDNPFEWVELIATKSIDFSVTPYTVVVANNGTANVKGWRAGAALTYAFQISSGVVNPGDVFYVGGSSMAPTGTKLRTINTSTTAGDGFGNVGIGIGNGGANADGVAVFDMPSSAIDSSKVPVDAIFFGTGLGSAIVNAGLNGYTLPTNDRYAGGLLSAGAFTAPNSASGSHHVATGGFNISTGTYTSIRNWTLSPTFTDGTSAISISVNNTYSWSTGATSQDISGLTAGAYTVTATNTDGCTATLTLNVNQPNALSVTGFTPGSGNTGTGVIISGTGFTAADEVWFNGVPAVFIIDNDGQISATVPAGATTGPITVINAGCDTVISGGTFTINTNATFNLTMLIEGLYDGAGGLVPALLNSGVGLSATECDTIYVELRDQLNTLTVLASGTAVLNTGGQATFTFPGSVIGQNGYIAVFHRNAVQTWSDLVTFTATTNYNFTTAATQAYSSNMIEVDPGVFAFYSGDIAPQDEVVDITDQGYVGNDILNFASGYVPTDVSGDGVVDITDQAIVDNNILNFIGSIHP; encoded by the coding sequence ATGAATCATCTCTACACCCCCCTCATCCGAGTAAATAAGAAGACCGGAGAAGAAAAGAAATCGATGAGCAGGAGCCAAAAGTATGTGCTTATGCTGCTTCTTCTTTTTACCGGATTACTTTCTTCCTCTACCATCTTTGCCCAAACATTGATTGCCGGTTGGGATTTTCAAACGACCACTACAGGAGGAACTGCTGTACTTGCATCTCCGAACACCCCCAAAGTGTATAATGCGAATTTTGGTTCAGGAGCCATTTATTTAGACGGAACCAATAATTCAAGCAATTGGTTTGTTCCACTGACTGGAAGTACGAATACTGAATTAAATGCCTTTGGCGGAACTGCTGTCAATGCCGGAACTGGATTTTCTGTTGTCACCTCCGGTGCATCTTCCTTAGCTTTAGTAGCAGGAGCTGCTCAGGCTGCCAATGGGAAATTCGCCATTTTTAGTTTTAGTATGACCGGTTATATTAATCTATCAGTGACGTATGCATCTCAAAAAACCAACACTGGTTTTAGCACGCAGATTTGGGAATACAGCACCGATGGAATAAACTGGACTCCATTATCTACAGTGACGACAGTAACCACAGCTTTTTCCTTAATTACATTGCCTTCTACCGCTGGATTAAATGGAGCTTCTACTGCCTACCTTCGTTTCTCCGGAACCGGTGCCACTGCATCAACCGGTAATAACCGTCTTGACAATATTCAACTCAACGCAACTCCGGGTGTCACTTTTAATACGGATCCGGTTACCGGTTCTCCCTTCTGTATCTCTGATGATAACAGTGCTTCCGTGAATGTTTCATTTTTCTATGCAGGAACACCTAATCCGGCAAATATTTATACGGCAGAATTAAGTTCATCTACCGGAAGTTTTGCATCTCCTGTCGCGATCGGATCACTCGCTTCTATTGCAAGTACAGGCACTATTTCAGCCACTATTCCAGCCGGAACAATTTCCGGAACAGGCTATAGAATTCGTGTGACCAGCAGTGATCCTGTTGCGGTAGCGAATGACAATGGAACCAATCTCGTCATCGATAAAGTGGTGGCGACTGCGTCTAATAACAGTCCTGTATGCGCTGGCCTTAGTCTTCAATTATTTTCGGGTGGAGGCACTACGTATTCATGGACCGGACCCAATGGTTTTGCTTCAGGTGTTCAAAATCCAACAATTCCGGTAACTGTAAATGCTGACTCCGGTGAATTTATCGCCACCGCCATTTCAACGCTCGGATGTACAGATACTGCTTCTACTCTTGCTATCGTTCAAACTTGCAGTTGTATTCCCCCGACTATCACTTCCAATTCAACCATGCCAAGTTGTAATGGTGGAGCCAATGGTAGTATTGATATCACTGTTAATGGTGGTGTGTCTCCATACACTTTTACGTGGAGTACGGGTGCAATTACAGAAGATGTTACAGGACTTACAGCGGGAATTTATTCCGTCATTGTAAGCGATGCCATTGCCTGTACAGATACCTTTTTTGTAACAGTAAATGAACCCACCCTCATCTCTTCTTCTACCACGGTATTTCCTCCGGGATGTCAGGGATTCAGTAATGGCAGCGTTGATTTGTCAGTAAACGGGGGTACGCCAGGCTATACTTACCTTTGGGATAACGGTGCTACAACTGAAGATATCAACGGTTTGATAGCCGGCTTATACAGCGTAACCATCACGGATGCCAATGGATGTGTGCAAAATAATTTCGCAGTAGTTACAGACCCGGGAGCGTTTACAGCAACCACAATTGGTTTTGATGTTACCTGCGCCGGATTGAATGATGGCTTGATTGATTTAATAGCATCCAATGATACCGTCTCTTCAAACCCGGGTGTACTTATCTCCGAGTTTTTGGCAAATCCTGCAGGTACTGATTCTTCAAAAGAATGGGTGGAGCTGATTGCCGTTAAAAATATTGACTTTGCTGTTACTCCTTATACGGTGATCGTTGCCAATAACGGAACAGCTACAACAAAGGGATGGGTGCAAGGTGGCGTTGCTTCTGCAACCACCAATGGAACCTTCGCATTTCAAATCAGCTCCGGCAAAGTAGTTCCCGGGGAAGTGTTTTATGTGGGTGGATCAAATATGGTGGTCACAGGTAGAAAGTTGAGACTGATTGATGTTGCTACTACCGGTGGAGATGGTGGAATTGGTCTGCCAACCACAGGAGGAGTGCTTGGAAATGGTACGACGAATGCCGACGGTATTGCGGTTTTTAATCTTCCTGCAGCGGCGTTGGATTCAAATTCAGTTCCGGTAGATGTCGTTTTTTATGGGTCAGGAATGGGATCTGCAGTAGTAAATGGTGGTGTAGATGGATTTACCTTGCCTCTAAATGATAATTATATCGGTGGAAGATTGCAAGCGACAAGTTTCAGAGCTGTAGATCCGGGTGCACTTTCCGTGAAAGCAACCGGAACTTATTACAAATTATCCGGAACGTATACTCCCATTCGTGTGTGGACAACTGATACCACTATTTCCGGTGACACTTCTTCTGTGACGTTGATGAGTGGCAATAGTTATCTCTGGTCAAATGGTGCTATAACAGAAGATTTGAGCGGGCTTTCTGCAGGCACTTACTCTGTAACAGTTACCTCTCCGACAGGATGTACAACTACCGGATCTGCTACCATCACTGCTCCGGTTACGCTGGCGGTTACCGGACAGATCTTTGACGTAACCTGTTTCGGATTAAACGATGGGGGTATAGACATCACCGTTAGTGGTGGTGTGATGCCTTATACTTATCTGTGGAATGATGGCGATATCAATGAAGATAGAAGCGCACTGGTAACCGGTACATACATTGTTACCGTAACTGACGCCAACGGATGTATCGTTATTGATTCATTTTATGTCAACCAGCCTAATGATATTACCTATACCACGTTGGTTACAAATACCTCCTGCTTCGGTGCTTCGGATGGAGCAATTGATTTAACCGTGAGCGGTGGAACTCCGCCTTATACCTTTAGCTGGTCCAATGGCGCTGTGACGGAAGATATCATCAATGAACTTGCTAATTTCTATTTCTTCAATATTACAGACGTTAACGGTTGTGGTGCAGGAGGAATTGAATTTATCAATGACCCTAACCCTATCATCATAAATAGTTTCACTCCTGCTACCGGTGGTGCCGGGGTTTTGGTGACCATTAACGGTAGCGGATTTACAGGCGCAACTAATGTAACGTTTGACAATGTATCAGCTGCTTCTTTTACTGTCATCAGCGACTTGCAAATTGATGCTGTAGTTCCGCCGGGTGCAGATACCGGTTTTATAGCAGTATATACTTCACCTGCTTGTTTTACTACATCTACCGATACCTTCTTCTTTAATCCTGTTGCATGCCTTCCTCCATCATTATCTGCAACAACCATTGGTGCGAGCTGCTTCGGAGCTTCAGATGGAAGCATTGATCTTACCATCAGTGGCGGTACTTCTCCTTACACCATCAGCTGGAGTAATGGAGCTAATTCAGAAGACATTGCCGGATTAACGGCCGGTGTTTATACCGTTTCAGTCGTGGATGCATTCAATTGCCCGAACACATTAACAGTAGCTGTTTCAGAACCCGGACAACTTACCATTAGTGGAATAGTGGATAGTGTAAGTTGTAACAGTGGTGCAGATGGTAGCATAGATATAACAGTAACAGGCGGAACCTCTCCCTATACTTTTAGCTGGAGCAATGGTGCATTAACAGAAGATATCATTGGTCTTACAGCAGGATCTTATACGGTTACTGTTATCGATATTTCTTCATGTGCCGCATCGGCCAGCTTCGATGTATATGAACCTTCTGCTTTAAATACGAATGTGAGTACTTCAGATCCATTATGCACAGGGCAGGCGTCCGGATCTATTAATCCGAATGTAAGCGGCGGTACGGCTCCATATACTTATCTCTGGAGCAATGGTGCTACAAGTGCAACTTTAGCCGGGGTAATGGCCGGACTTTATACGGTTGATATCACTGATGCGAACGGATGTCTGATATCCGCAAGTGCAACATTAACCGATCCTCCTGCATTTACATTGAGTGTTGTTTCAGCAACTGATGTTTCCTGCCCCGGTGGAAATAACGGAGCGATAGACATCTCCGCTTCTAATGATCCTCTTGTACCACCTGTAAACCCCGGGTTGTTAATATCAGAATTTTTAGCAGATCCGGCCGGCACCGACAACCCTTTTGAATGGGTAGAGTTGATTGCCACCAAGTCCATTGATTTCAGCGTTACGCCTTATACTGTTGTTGTTGCCAATAACGGTACGGCGAATGTCAAAGGATGGAGAGCAGGCGCTGCATTAACTTATGCCTTCCAAATTAGTAGTGGTGTAGTAAATCCCGGTGATGTGTTTTATGTGGGTGGTTCATCGATGGCACCTACAGGAACAAAACTGAGAACTATTAATACATCAACTACCGCCGGTGATGGTTTTGGTAATGTTGGTATTGGCATAGGTAATGGTGGTGCAAATGCAGATGGTGTTGCGGTATTTGATATGCCTTCTTCAGCAATTGATTCTTCAAAGGTTCCTGTAGATGCCATTTTCTTTGGTACCGGTCTTGGAAGTGCAATTGTCAATGCAGGTCTGAATGGATATACCTTGCCAACAAATGATCGCTATGCAGGCGGATTATTATCGGCCGGTGCATTCACCGCTCCGAATAGTGCATCCGGGTCACATCATGTGGCTACTGGAGGTTTTAATATTTCTACCGGAACATATACTTCAATCAGAAACTGGACCCTGAGCCCGACATTCACGGATGGTACTTCTGCCATTTCAATAAGTGTAAATAATACCTATAGTTGGTCGACTGGTGCAACATCACAGGATATTTCAGGACTTACAGCCGGCGCGTATACTGTTACCGCAACCAATACTGATGGATGTACGGCTACGCTAACCCTTAACGTCAATCAACCAAACGCGCTTTCTGTAACAGGATTCACTCCCGGATCAGGTAATACCGGTACCGGTGTAATTATCAGTGGCACCGGTTTTACTGCTGCAGATGAAGTTTGGTTCAATGGAGTACCTGCGGTATTCATCATTGATAATGACGGACAGATTTCAGCAACGGTTCCTGCCGGAGCAACTACCGGACCTATCACGGTTATCAATGCAGGTTGTGATACAGTTATTTCAGGTGGTACGTTTACAATTAATACGAATGCTACCTTCAACCTGACTATGCTGATAGAAGGTTTGTATGATGGAGCAGGCGGATTGGTGCCGGCCTTATTGAATTCAGGAGTTGGTCTTAGTGCAACTGAATGTGATACGATTTATGTGGAGTTACGGGATCAGTTGAATACGTTAACGGTATTGGCGAGTGGTACTGCGGTATTGAATACCGGCGGACAAGCAACTTTTACCTTCCCCGGCTCAGTGATCGGTCAAAACGGATATATCGCAGTCTTCCATCGTAATGCTGTACAGACCTGGAGTGATCTTGTTACCTTCACTGCTACAACGAATTACAACTTCACCACTGCTGCTACTCAGGCTTATAGCTCCAATATGATTGAAGTGGATCCGGGCGTATTCGCGTTCTACAGCGGCGATATCGCTCCACAGGATGAAGTGGTGGATATTACCGATCAGGGGTATGTAGGAAATGACATATTAAACTTTGCTTCCGGCTATGTACCAACAGATGTATCGGGAGATGGAGTAGTGGATATCACCGATCAGGCGATTGTAGACAATAACATCCTTAACTTCATTGGATCAATTCACCCTTAG